The Actinomadura graeca nucleotide sequence CGGCGGCGTTCCCGCCCCGGTCGATCGCCGAGCGGGACGGCGCGTGGCTGCGCGCCCACATCGGCGTCCCCGAAACAGGCCGGTGGATGGGGGCCAAGCTCTTCGCCCGCTCACCGGGCCGCGCCGCCTCGTTCGTCCTCGTGCTGTTCGACAAGGAGTCCGGGGAGGTGGCGTGCCTGCTGGACGGCTCGGCCGTGACGGCGTGGCGCACCGCCGCGACCTCCGCGCTCGCCGTCGGCCTGCTGACCCCGGGCCGCCGGCACGACGTCGCGCTGGTCGGCAGCGGGCTGGAGGCGAGGACCCACCTGGAGGCGCTGGTGGCGCTGGGCCTGGCCGGCTCGGCCAGGGTGTTCAGCCCGACCCCCGCGAACCGGGAGCGGTTCGCGGCGGAGGCGGGCCGGGCGCTGGGCGTCGACGTCCGGCCGTGCCGGACGGTCCGGGAGGCCGCGGACGGCGCGAGCCTCGTGCTCGGCGCCGCGCGGTCCCGCGACGAGATCCCGACCTTCGGCCCCGAGGAGGTCGCCGACGGTGTGCTCGTGGTCTCGATCGGGTCCACCCTGCCCGCGCAGCGCGAGGTGGCGGTGGAGCTCATCGCCGCGTCCGACGTCATCGTCGCCGACGACGTCGAGGAGGTCGGCGCCGCCACCGGTGACATGATCGCCGCCCGTGCCGCCGGCGTGGACGTCGACAGGAGGCTGGTCTCCCTGCACGCCCTCAAGGCCGGCGGGTTCACCGCACGTGTGGCGGAGGCCCGCCGCGTCCTCTACAAGTCCGCCGGGTCGGCGATCCAGGACCTCACCCTGGCCGCATGGCTGTTCGACCGTGCGCGGAGCACGGGCGCCGCCACGCCGCAGACCGCACCGTTCGAACTGAAACAGCCGACGAGACGAGCCGGAGGGCCCGCCTGATGACGGTCGCCACACGGGGAACCGATGTGCTGAAGGATCCGGACCTGCTGAGGGAAGCCGCCCTCGTGGGCGGCGAATGGATATCGGCCGGGGCCGCGTCCACGGCCGTGGCCAACCCCTCCAACGGAGAGCCGCTCGGCCGGACGCCCGATCTGGCCGAAGAGGACGTGGTGCGCGCGATCGACGCCGCCGCGGACGCCCTGGGCCCGTGGTCCGGGCGGACCGCCCACGAACGCGCCGCGATCCTGCGGCGCTGGAACGACCTGATCCTGGACCACCGGGACGATCTCGCCCGCCTCATGACCCTGGAACAGGGCAAGCCGCTGCCCGAGGCGGCGGGCGAGATCGGGTACGCCGCGTCCTTCGTTGCCTGGTACGCCGAGGAGGCCACCCGGACGTACGGCGAGGTCATCCCCACCTACGACCGCGACCGCCGCATGGTCGTGATCAAGGAACCGGTGGGGGTGTGCGCGGCGGTGACGCCGTGGAACTTCCCGTCCGCGATGGTGACCCGCAAGGCGGCGCCCGCGCTGGCGGCCGGGTGCACGATGGTGCTCAAGCCCGCGCCGGGCACGCCGTTCTCCGCGCTGGCACTGGCCGGGCTCGCCCGCCGCGCCGGTGTGCCCGACGGCGTGCTGTCGGTGGTCACCGGCGACGCCGAGATGATCGGCCGGGTGCTGACGTCGGACGCCCGGGTGCGCAAGCTGTCCTTCACCGGATCGACCGCGGTCGGCAGGCTCCTCATGCAGCGGTCGGCGCGGACGTTGCAACGCGTGTCGCTGGAATTGGGCGGGAATGCGCCGTTCCTCGTGCTCGACGACGCGGACGTGGACGCGGCGGTGACCGGATGCGTCCAGTCCAAGTTCCGCAACGCGGGGCAGACCTGCGTGTGCGCCAACCGTGTCATCGTCCAGGCGGGTGTGGCGGAGGAGTTCCAGGCCAAGCTGGTTTCGGCCGTCGGGGAACTGCGCGTCGGCGACGGCTTCGGCGAGGGCGTGGACCTGGGGCCGCTGATCGACGCCGCGGCGGTCGCCAAGGTCGAGCGGCACGTGCGCGACGCCGTCGAGCATGGTGCGAGCGTCCTCACCGGCGGCCGGCGGCACGACCTCGGCGGCACGTTCTTCCAGCCCACGGTGCTCGGCGGGGTGACGCCGCGGATGCTGGTCGCGCACGAGGAGACCTTCGGCCCGCTCGCCCCCCTCTTCACGGTCGCGGACGACGACGAGGCCGTGCGGCTGGCGAACGCGACCGCCTCCGGCCTGGCCGCCTACGTCTACACCCGCGACATCGGACGCGCCTGGAGGATCGGCGAACGCCTCGACGTCGGCATGGTGGGGGTGAACACCGGCCTGCTGTCGTCGGCCTACGCCCCGTTCGGCGGGCGCAAGGAGTCCGGCATGGGACGCGAGGGTGCCCGCGCGGGGATCGAGGAGTTCCTGGAGACCAAGTACCTGGCGTTCGCCGGTCTCGCCGACGAGGGTCAGGCGACCGGCAGGTAGCTGCTCGACGTGATGCGCCGGTGGGTGACCTCCAGATGGCGGC carries:
- a CDS encoding ornithine cyclodeaminase family protein, which translates into the protein MATSTPVFISADQARDLLDWRGAVDAMADAYDRPAEPAAFPPRSIAERDGAWLRAHIGVPETGRWMGAKLFARSPGRAASFVLVLFDKESGEVACLLDGSAVTAWRTAATSALAVGLLTPGRRHDVALVGSGLEARTHLEALVALGLAGSARVFSPTPANRERFAAEAGRALGVDVRPCRTVREAADGASLVLGAARSRDEIPTFGPEEVADGVLVVSIGSTLPAQREVAVELIAASDVIVADDVEEVGAATGDMIAARAAGVDVDRRLVSLHALKAGGFTARVAEARRVLYKSAGSAIQDLTLAAWLFDRARSTGAATPQTAPFELKQPTRRAGGPA
- a CDS encoding NAD-dependent succinate-semialdehyde dehydrogenase, which produces MLKDPDLLREAALVGGEWISAGAASTAVANPSNGEPLGRTPDLAEEDVVRAIDAAADALGPWSGRTAHERAAILRRWNDLILDHRDDLARLMTLEQGKPLPEAAGEIGYAASFVAWYAEEATRTYGEVIPTYDRDRRMVVIKEPVGVCAAVTPWNFPSAMVTRKAAPALAAGCTMVLKPAPGTPFSALALAGLARRAGVPDGVLSVVTGDAEMIGRVLTSDARVRKLSFTGSTAVGRLLMQRSARTLQRVSLELGGNAPFLVLDDADVDAAVTGCVQSKFRNAGQTCVCANRVIVQAGVAEEFQAKLVSAVGELRVGDGFGEGVDLGPLIDAAAVAKVERHVRDAVEHGASVLTGGRRHDLGGTFFQPTVLGGVTPRMLVAHEETFGPLAPLFTVADDDEAVRLANATASGLAAYVYTRDIGRAWRIGERLDVGMVGVNTGLLSSAYAPFGGRKESGMGREGARAGIEEFLETKYLAFAGLADEGQATGR